CAAAAGGCGCGCCGTTTTTTAAATCCATAATTCCTCTGCCTGAGATAATCTCAGAAACCATAAAGGTCGGTGTAAGCAGCAAGGCAGTGGCTAATGCGTATTTCAATCTCCTTGATAAATTGGGAAACGAGTTTAAGATACTTATGGATTCAACTCTGGATGATATTGAACAAGCAGGAACGCCGCTCTTAAAAGAAGCCGTATCGCGCATGCGCTTGGGAGATGTTCATATCACTCCGGGATTTGACGGCGAATACGGCAAGATAAAGATATTTGAATCTGTTGAGAGAAAGACTATAAAAAACAGCCCAACGCTTTTTTAAAAAATTTTATTTCAATGACATAAGTACAAGGTCTGCGATTACAGCAATAAGCGATAGAGTAAATATAAGCATATAATTCCAATCTTCAGGAGAAGCCTTGATCGATCTCAAAAGATAAAGCACAACGTCTCTGTCTTCGTCTGTCAGACAGGCATTTGCCTTCACTTTTTCTATCAGGTTAAAATTTCGGATCGCATTTTTCCTCTTCTTTGTTATCTTGAATCTATAAAAGAAAAAAAGCATATATCCGAATATCCCTATATACCATATTGGTCTGATCAATGAAGGCTCTATATGCTGGGCTATGATCACAGCCCTGAACGCTATCGCAGACAACAGACCTAGTATAAAAAATAAATATGTTACATATCTGGGCACTACATGAGGTTTGTGCTTTTCCATTTTCGTCTGTCTCCTAAATACAATCAAACAAACTGCTTGTCTGAATTTTAACAGTAAAATACATGTTTAAGGCTATTTTTTAACGTTTATATTTCTTATTCCTGACGGCCGCCATGCCGGAGATATCACTCTAGAACGCTCAAGCTTTTTAAGGTATGATGCCCAAATTATTGTGCAGTCGCCGTATTTGTCATTTATTTTGTCCATTGCATTAAGCAGGGATTTTTCTCTTTTTTTGTTCTCGAAAAGCAGCATCTGGTTGTCATCTTTTCTGAGTTTTGAGAGGCAGACGCCTAGAAGCCTTACCTTGTCTTTTAAATCGATTTTGTCAAACAGCGAGACAGTGTTCGAAAATATCTCTCGCGTATTATTTGTGTAATCAGGAAGAGTCATCTGTTTTGAAAATGTATCAAAATCAGGATATCTGATTGTAAGGCTGATCTTTCTTCCTTCAAAGCCATATCTCCTTGCCCTTCTGCCCACCATCTCGCTGAGATTAAGGATATGGGATTTTATTACAGCTGCATCAGAAATATTCTGAGGGAGCGTTGTGCTGTGCCCGATTGATTTCGGATCTTCTTCTTTAGCAATGACCGTTCTTTCACATTCTCCCAGTCCCATTGACTTCAGAGCTTCGCCTATTATCCCGAATTTGTTTCTTAAAAGACTTGCAGGCGCCCTGCCAAGTTCTCCGCATGTTTTTATTTCAATCTGTTCGAGCCTTGCGGCGATCTTAGAACCTATCCCCCAGAGTTCTCGAACAGGCATATCCTCAAGAACTGACTTAAGATCCTCTGTCTTGATCCATCTCATGCCGTCAGGTTTTGCAATATCGCTGGCAAGTTTTGCGATAAGAATATTAGGAGCAATTCCCACAGTGCATGCGATCCCGAATCTTTTCTTTACTTCTTTTTTTATGGAATCTCCTATTGATTCAGGCCCGCCGAAAAGGTGATGTGTTGTTGTTACATCAAGAAAAGCCTCGTCTATGGAATAGATCTCGACATCAGGAGTGAATCTTAAATATATCTTTTCGAGTTCTTTGCATGTGTAGGAATATTTTTGATTGTCTCCGATGACAAATATGAGTTCGGGGCAAAGTTTTTTTGCTTCATAAATATTCATGCCTGTCTTTACTCCGAATTTTCTTGCCTCATAAGAACAAGTTGTAATAACTGTTCTTGCGCCTGAACCTATGACAGCAACGGGTTTCCCTCTTAATCTGGGATTTGCCTGTTGTTCGACAGATGCAAAAAACGCATCCATGTCTATGCAGAGAATTATTCTTGGCATAATAAGTTTTTTGATTATTGCAGCTTATTCTTCTTTGCCAATTTTTTTGCTAAAAAGATAAAGGCTATACCTAAAATACTGAATACTATTGCTGTAATCCCGAATATCTCGACGCCGGCAAAAAACAGACCAGGACCTTTTCTTGCACGCTCTATCAATCCCAATGCTGACACCATTGCCGAAAGCGCTGCGATCAGCAGGAATATTCCTCCGGC
The nucleotide sequence above comes from Nitrospiraceae bacterium. Encoded proteins:
- the dinB gene encoding DNA polymerase IV is translated as MPRIILCIDMDAFFASVEQQANPRLRGKPVAVIGSGARTVITTCSYEARKFGVKTGMNIYEAKKLCPELIFVIGDNQKYSYTCKELEKIYLRFTPDVEIYSIDEAFLDVTTTHHLFGGPESIGDSIKKEVKKRFGIACTVGIAPNILIAKLASDIAKPDGMRWIKTEDLKSVLEDMPVRELWGIGSKIAARLEQIEIKTCGELGRAPASLLRNKFGIIGEALKSMGLGECERTVIAKEEDPKSIGHSTTLPQNISDAAVIKSHILNLSEMVGRRARRYGFEGRKISLTIRYPDFDTFSKQMTLPDYTNNTREIFSNTVSLFDKIDLKDKVRLLGVCLSKLRKDDNQMLLFENKKREKSLLNAMDKINDKYGDCTIIWASYLKKLERSRVISPAWRPSGIRNINVKK